From a region of the Caldisalinibacter kiritimatiensis genome:
- a CDS encoding AAA family ATPase, whose amino-acid sequence MQYSHSRVECFEKCKFQFYLRYIKGLTTIIPPGADSLLIVGSAMHLGLENGIDEMEKYYYYQYPVINDKHINEMIKLTILVEKALEVIRDLIHDKPVTFEYEIDFPEFKGFVDLIIHNKDSTVDIYDFKYSNNIDHYLQSKQLHLYKYFLEKLGLKVSKLGFIFIPKTYIRQKKTEDLYQFRKRLKETLSNMEIKIIEIPYEHQKVEEFFNSCLDIESEKIYEKAPSRLCDWCEFKKYCEEEISYMLLPKNERREKKIDVNPDMWLYADSYVGKSTFVDKFDDLLFLNTDGNTDNTTSPVIKIADEVTYEGRLKKVKMAWEVFLDAVTELEKKENTFKRVCIDLVEDLYEHCRLYNYKKLGIDHEQDAGFGKGWDMVRTEFLSAMKRLKNLGYQIIYISKELNSEITLKNGNKITTIKPNINDKVANVLAGTVDLTVRAYIDGKERFLQLEKKENIFGGGRFEFKEPRVKLDKKEFIKALKAAQEGIKTYSKVETSDETEEETEEATDNDASETEENEKPEKPARKSRRSRK is encoded by the coding sequence GTGCAATATTCCCACAGCAGGGTGGAGTGTTTTGAAAAATGCAAGTTTCAGTTCTATCTTAGATACATCAAAGGATTAACCACTATTATTCCTCCAGGTGCAGATAGTCTACTTATTGTTGGAAGTGCTATGCACTTGGGACTGGAAAATGGCATTGATGAAATGGAGAAATATTATTATTACCAATATCCAGTTATAAATGATAAACACATTAATGAAATGATTAAATTAACAATCCTTGTAGAAAAAGCATTAGAGGTAATTAGGGATTTAATTCATGATAAACCAGTTACCTTTGAGTACGAGATAGATTTTCCAGAATTTAAAGGATTTGTAGATTTGATTATTCATAATAAGGACAGTACAGTAGACATCTATGATTTTAAATATAGCAACAATATTGACCACTACCTTCAGTCAAAGCAGCTTCATCTATATAAGTACTTTTTAGAAAAATTAGGGCTTAAGGTTTCAAAGCTAGGTTTTATTTTTATCCCTAAAACTTACATCAGACAAAAGAAAACAGAGGATCTTTATCAATTTAGAAAGCGGCTTAAAGAAACACTCTCTAACATGGAAATAAAAATTATAGAAATACCCTATGAGCACCAGAAGGTGGAGGAGTTTTTTAATAGCTGCTTAGATATTGAAAGTGAAAAAATTTATGAAAAAGCACCAAGCAGATTATGTGATTGGTGTGAATTTAAAAAATACTGTGAGGAGGAGATTTCTTATATGCTACTACCTAAAAATGAAAGAAGAGAGAAAAAGATTGATGTAAATCCTGATATGTGGCTATATGCCGATAGTTATGTGGGAAAATCAACATTTGTAGATAAGTTTGATGACCTACTGTTTTTAAATACCGATGGAAACACAGACAATACAACATCTCCAGTTATAAAAATTGCCGATGAAGTAACCTATGAAGGAAGGCTAAAAAAAGTAAAAATGGCCTGGGAAGTGTTTCTAGACGCAGTCACAGAGCTTGAAAAAAAGGAGAATACTTTCAAAAGGGTATGTATTGATTTAGTAGAGGATCTATATGAACACTGTAGACTTTATAACTATAAAAAATTAGGAATAGACCATGAACAAGATGCTGGCTTTGGTAAAGGCTGGGATATGGTAAGGACCGAATTTCTATCAGCAATGAAAAGGCTTAAAAACCTAGGATATCAAATAATATATATTTCAAAAGAACTAAACTCTGAGATAACCCTTAAAAATGGCAATAAAATTACCACAATAAAACCTAACATTAATGACAAAGTGGCAAATGTGCTGGCAGGAACAGTAGATTTAACTGTAAGGGCTTATATAGATGGTAAAGAAAGATTTCTACAGCTTGAGAAGAAAGAAAATATATTTGGTGGTGGAAGATTCGAGTTTAAAGAGCCTAGAGTAAAACTAGATAAAAAAGAGTTTATAAAGGCATTGAAAGCAGCACAAGAAGGTATTAAAACCTATTCAAAGGTAGAAACATCAGATGAAACTGAAGAAGAAACAGAAGAAGCTACAGATAATGATGCATCTGAAACAGAAGAAAATGAGAAACCAGAAAAGCCAGCAAGAAAGAGCAGACGCTCTAGAAAATAA
- a CDS encoding DUF669 domain-containing protein: protein MSNVFAKFDKEFDVKGLREDLKNISTGDTEYKEVPLGTYEVKIEKLELAESKSGKPMVSCWMRILEGEYKNSILFMNQVIHTPYGLHMANEFLRSLESCIEVEFESFTQYHNMLLNIHEAIDETYEYAVEYGETKKGFKTFKIVEVFEVE, encoded by the coding sequence ATGAGTAATGTATTTGCAAAATTTGACAAAGAATTTGATGTGAAGGGATTAAGAGAAGACTTAAAAAATATTAGTACAGGTGATACTGAGTACAAGGAAGTACCCCTTGGAACTTATGAAGTAAAGATTGAAAAGTTAGAGCTAGCAGAATCTAAGAGCGGAAAACCTATGGTTAGCTGTTGGATGAGAATTTTAGAAGGAGAATATAAAAACTCTATTCTGTTTATGAATCAAGTTATCCATACTCCCTATGGACTTCATATGGCAAATGAATTTTTAAGGTCTTTAGAATCTTGTATAGAAGTAGAATTTGAAAGTTTTACTCAATACCATAATATGCTCCTTAATATCCATGAAGCCATTGATGAAACCTATGAGTATGCAGTGGAGTATGGGGAAACCAAAAAAGGATTCAAGACCTTTAAAATAGTTGAAGTATTCGAGGTTGAATAA